TTCAGTCAATGTTCGGTAACGTTTTTCGCTTTCGTGCAATGCCTCTTCCATTAATTTGCGGGTTCCGATATCGACGCCAAAACCCACGCCGCCTACGATAACGCCTTCTTTATAAACAGGCGCCAAGGTAAACAGCATGGTGAACAGAGTCCCATCGGCTTTATAGATTCTCATGGTGTTCTGCTGTGGTTTGCCGGCCATGGTATTCTGGAATGCCTCTTTGGCTATTTCCAGGTCTTCGGCATAAATGTACGGCGCAAAAGATTTACCCTGGACATCTTCCATCTTGTGGCCGGTTATGGCCATCGTTTGCTGGTTGAGGAAGGTAAAACTGCCGTTGGTGTCAAAGGTCCATATCATATCGTATGAGTTCTCGATTATCGTGCGGTATTTTTCTTCGGATTCCCTGATTAATTCTTCTGAACGGCGTTCTTTCGAAATGTCGTGGACATACTCAATAACTCCGGTTTGCCGGTTTGTTTTGGTGTCAACAAAGGGGTGGGAATATAAACCCAACCAGCCGATTTGGTTATAATCTTTTCCTGCTTTGGGGACAACTTCATAGGCAGGTTTGCCTGTTTTGATGGTCTGTTGGCTTGGACATATCTCGCAAGGGTATTTTCTGCCGTGATACGCTTCGTAGCATTTTTTGCCAACCAGAGGCATGACGTGCGTGTACCATCGTTCCATGGTGGGGTTAACACGGATTATATTGAGGTCGTTATCAAGAATGCTGATGCCATCCTTGATGCTGGAAAAAATGTCTGAAAGAAACTTCTCACTGGCCCGGATTGATTCCAGGGCTTCGCGTCTTTCGGTGATATCAATGCCGGTCCCGATGATAAACTCCACGGAATTGTTGTCATCTAGGAGGACCGAATTGGACCAGGCAATGAGTCGGCGATTACCATCCTTGGTAATCCAGTAGTTTTCGAAGCTATTCGGCAATTTAGTGCCGACCAATTTACCGAAAATATCCCTGATTTGCTTCACTTCCTCGGGGATGATGAAAACGTCCCAGATACATTTGCTGAAAACTTCTTTTAAAGCGTACCCGGTTATATTTTCACAGGCCTTATTGAAGGATACGATTCTGCCTTGGCGATCAAAAACCACAACTAAGGCGCCTACAGTTTCAATAACTGCGGAAGAAAAATCACGCTCTTTCTTGAGCGTCTCCACCATTTTATTCCTATCTTTTTCCGTCTTTTCCAGGTCGCCAATCTGCTTGCGCAGAGATGCTATCTCACTTATAAGTTGATCAGATATATTGTCTGTCGGATTCATAATTAAGCTCTGTAGAGATTATTTCAATATGATATTATAATACACCGGTTTATTAAAACATTATTACAGTTAATTAACTATACTGTTATATTTACTGCGCAAACTTTGTATTCCGGTATCTTGGCCACTGGGTCTATCGCCGGGTTAGTAAGTATATTCGCCGGGCCTTCGGCAAAGTGGAACGGGATAAAAACTGTACCTTGAGGAACGCAGTCGGTAATGGTAGCCTTTATCTTGATAGAGCCGCGCCGCGAGGCAATACTGATTTTCTCGCCGTCAGATATGCCGAGTTTACCGGCATCGCCAGGATTTATTTCCACATACGGCTCGGACACTAAAAAGACCGGGCCAGCGGAGCGCCTGGTCATTGAGCCGGTATGATAATGGTAAAGGGTTCGGCCGGTAGTCAGTGTAAATGGATAGTTGTTGTCCGGTTCCTCGGCCGGCGGCTTGTAATCAATCGGGAAGAACTTGCCCAGCCCGCAGGTGAATTTGTCCTTGTGCAGGAATCCGGTGCCCGGGTGGTCTTCAGAAGGGCAGGGCCATTGTATGGATTCGCAGGTGAAATAACCGCCTTTTGGGTTCAGACGGCGGTATTTTATTCCGCAATAGATAGGCGCAACAGAGGCGAGCTCATCAGTGAGTTCGGCCGGCGATTTATATTCAAACCCTGAGTTGATATTCAGTTCCTTGGCCAGACGGGTGGCGATTTCAGAGAGTATCTGCCAGTCCGGGCGGCTTTGGCCGACAGGTTTTAATGCGGCCGGCGAGAGCTGGACGCGACGTTCAGTATTGGTATAAGTCCCTTCTTTCTCGGCAAAACTCGTGGCGGGCAGTACTACAGTTGCGCGCTGGGCTGTTTCGGTCAGGAAAATATCTTGAACAACCAGGAAATCCAATGCCTTTAGGCCGTCATCCACGTGACTGATATTCGGGTCAGAAAGCATGGGGTTTTCGCCCATAATATAGAGCCCCTTGATTTTACCTGAGGAAGCGGCGTCGATTATTTCAGTTACGGTCAGGCCGGGCTTGTCGCTTAACCGGGTATTCCACGCCTTTTCGAACTTCGATTTGATATCGGGGTTGTTCACGGACTGGTAACCAGGATAGACATTGGGTAGGCACCCGGCATCGCAGGCGCCCTGGACATTGTTCTGGCCTCTTAACGGATTCAGGCCTGAAGACGGCTTGCCAATCTGGCCGCAGAGCATTACAAAATTAGCCAGGGACATCGTGTTATCCGTGCCGGTGGTATGCTGGGTGATGCCCATAGAATAAATTACCATGGCGTTTTTGGCCTTGGCATAAGCCTTGGCAGCTTTACGGATATCCTCAACTGGAACGCCGGTAATTTCAGAGGCTTTTTCAGGTGGATAATTATCCACGACCTTTTTGACCGCCTCAAAGCCTTCGGTGCGGGTCCTGATGAATTCCTTGTTTTCCAGCCCTTCGCTGATGATAACATTCATCAGGCCGTTAATCAGGGCAACGTCAGTGCCGCATTTATGCCTGAGCCAGAGTTCTGAGAACTCGGTTAATTCTATGGCCCTGGGGTCGCAGACAATGAGTTTGGCGCCCTTGTTGACCGCTCGCTTTATAGCATAACCGATAATCGGGTGCGCCTCGGTGGTATTAGAGCCAATCACCAGAATAACTTCGGCGTTTTCGACTTCATCTATGGAGTTGGTCATGGCGGCCGAGCCGAATGATTTGGCCAGTCCGGCCACGGTTGAAGCGTGGCAGAGCCGGGCGCAGTGGTCAATATTATTGGTGCCGAATAATACCCGGCATAATTTCTGCATCAGGTAGTTTTCCTCATTGGAGCACTTGGCAGAGGCCAATGCTGCCAGTGCCTCAGGGCCGTGTTCCTTCTTAATCCGGGTGAATTTTTCGACCACAAGGTCAATGGCTTCTTCCCATGTGGCTTCGCAGAGAATGCCGTCCCTGCGGATAAGGGGTTTCTGGAGACGCTTCCGGCTCTGGTTGAGTGATTCATCTAAGGCAGACGATGGATAAATAGGTGGATTCGTTGAGGGTTGAGCGTTGAGCGTTGAGCACTCTTTGTTTTGACGCACGACGCAAGACGCTAATCTGTCCTGATGACCCACAAAGTCCATCCCGAAATGCCCTTTGATGCACAGCCAGCCGTGATTGGCCGGTCCGTGAGGGTTGCCTCTGGAGCGGACAATCCTATTGTCCTTTATGTCCAATAAAATACTGCATCCGCATCCGCAATAAGGGCAGATGACCGATGCCTTTTCACATTCAGAGATGCGTCCTTTGAACCGGGCGGTTGAGTCGGTCAGGGCGCCGACCGGGCAGACGTCCACGCAGGCGCCGCAGAAGACGCAGTCCGAGTCCTTCCTGGGCACATCAAGCGGAGTGGTAATTTTGGTGGCAAACCCGCGCCTGGTAAAATCAATCGCTTCGTTCACGACCGTCTCATTGCAGGCAATGACGCAGCGTCCGCACATAATGCAGGTCTGGTATGACATTTCTATGAGCGGATTACCTGTTTCGTTCGGATACGAAGTTGTTTCACCTGTATAAGATGTTTTTTCCAGTCCGAATTCGTAGGCATACTTTTGCAGGTCGCAGACGCCATTCTTCTCGCAGGTCAGGCAATTCAGCGGATGGTCAGAGAGAATCAGGTCTAAGGCGGTCTTTCGTAAGGAGTGTAGTTTGTCGTTTTGAGCAGTAACCTCTATTCCTTCCTTGACCGGCAGGGCACAGGAAGCAATGGGCGCTTTTCCGCCTTTGATTTCAATGATACACAACCGACAGCCGGCAAAGGGAGTAAGCGCCGGATGATAGCACAGGTGCGGGATATGGATGCCATTATCCAGGGCGGCTTGGAGGACTGTTTGGCTTGGCTTGGCCAAGATCTCCTTGCCGTCAATCGTAAATCGTATATCAGTCATATTCAGTCCTTTTTGGGTCTTCCGAGGTGGCAAAAGCCACTTTTTAGGTGCCAATTGGGTCCTCTGAGGTGCCAATTGGGTCTTCCGAGGTGCCAATTGGGTCCTCGGAGGTGCCTATTGCCACCTCCGAGGTGGCTATAACACCATTTCTACCAAAAACTGTCCTAAAATCGGACAGTTGGTTACTTTTTAACCTGATTTAGCTGTTTATTTGGCATCGGAGCAATAGCGTTAAATCTACACTTCTCAACACAAATCCCGCACACTTCGCATTTGATTGTGTCTATAGTATGGGGTTTTTTCTTTTCACCGGCAATGGCCTTAACCGGACAATTCTTGGCGCAGAGAGTGCAGCCGGTGCATTTTTCAGTGGCTATTTCATACCTGAAAAGTCCTTTGCATACGCCGGACGGGCAGAATTTGTCGTGCAGGTGCGTTTCGTATTCTTTGCGGAAATAGCGGAGCGTTGAGATGACCGGATTGGGTGCGGTCTGGCCTAAGCCACAAAGAGAACTATCGCGCACTGACTCGGCTAAGGCGTGCAGTTTTTCTATGTCTCCGGTTTCCGCCTTGCCCTGGGTAAATCGGGTTACCAGCTCCAGCATCCGCTTGGTGCCGATTCGGCACGGGACGCACTTGCCGCAGGATTCCTTCTGACAGAAGTCCAGGAAGTAGCGGGCGATGTCCACCATGCAGTTTCTCTCATCAAGGACAATCATTCCGCCTGAGCCCATGATGGCGCCGGCTTGCTTGATGCTTTCGTAATCAATAGAGGTATCCAGATGTTCTGCAGGCAGGCAGCCGCCTGAGGGTCCGCCCATCTGGACCGCCTTGAATGTCCGGCCGTGCGGAATGCCGCCGCCGACATCAAATATTATCTGGCGCAGGGTGATGCCCATCGGGACTTCCACCAGTCCGGTGTTGTTAATCTTGCCGGCCAAGGCAAAGACCTTGGTGCCTTTGGAGCCGGCGGTGCCTAATTGGGCATAGGCGCCGCCGCCATCCAGTATAATCTGAGGAATGCTGGCCAGGGTTTCCACGTTATTGATGACCGTGGGCCTGCCCCAGAGACCAGATTCAGCCGGGAAGGGCGGGCGGGGTTTGGGCATCCCGCGTCTGCCTTCAATAGAAGCGATTAGGGCGGTTTCCTCGCCGCAGACAAAGGCGCCGGCGCCTTGTTTTATAGTGATGTCAAAACTAAATCCGGTTCCAAAGATGTTTTCACCGAGTAGTCCCATCTCGCGGGCTTGCTTGACAGCCAGAGTTGAATATTCCACGGCAATCGGGTATTCAGCTCGGACATAGATATAACCGTGGGTGGCGCCGATGGCATAAGCGCCGATGAGCATGCCTTCTATGACCGAATGTGGGTCGCCTTCCAGAACCGCCCGGTCCATAAATGCGCCCGGATCACCTTCATCTCCATTACAAATAAAATATTTAGTATCGCTTTTGTAACCGTTAGCGAATTTCCATTTTAACCCGGTCGGGAATCCGGCGCCGCCTCGGCCCCTGATGCCTGATTTTGTTACCTCATCTATGACATCGGTGGGCTTCATTTCCCCCAGCGCCTTGGCAATCGCCATATATCCGTTGCGGTTGATGTAATCAGCGATGCTGGTGGGTCTGATGTAACCGCAGTTCCTCAAGACAATCTTTTTTTGCGACTTGAAGAACGGGATTTCACTAAGATGCGGATAGAACTTACCTTTTTCAGAATAAACGTGGTTGTTGAGCGCTGCGCCTTGAGCGGCAATCTGCGCAACGACCATCGGGATGTCTTTTTCTGATAACTTTCCGTAGAAGATACCGAGCGGGTCGATGGATACAACCGGTGCATAGGCGCAGAGCCCCTGGCAGCCGGTTTCCACTAATTCAATCTGCGCTTTCTGCTTTTTGATTTCAGAGTGGAAGGCATCCCTGATTTTAAGAGCTCCCTTGGCGCGGCAGCCGGTGCTGCAAATCCGGATGCGGGTTTTGGAGCTGTCCGCCTTTTTTGTCAAGTCTGACTTAAATGCGAGCAGTTCATTTACCGAAGAAAAATGTATCATCTGTCACTCCCGTTATAAGCGTTAAGTGCATTCCTTTAATGCTTCGTCTATTCGTTTCTCGTCTAGGTTGCCGTAATAGTCCTGATTTACCATCATTGCCGGGGCCAGGAAACAGGTGCCCAGGCAGGCGACGGTTTCAAGAGAGAATTTATAGTCCGGGGTGGTTTGTCCGTCTTCAATATTGAGTTTTGACTTTATATGATTGATGACGTTATTGGCGCCCCGCACATGGCAGGCCGTGCCCCGGCAGGGTTTTACGATGTATTTCCCGCGCGGTATCGTGGTGAATTGGGCGTAAAAAGTCAGGATGCCGTAGATTTTATTGCGGCCGACACCGGTGTGTCGGCTTATTGCCTTGAGCGACTCCGGCGGGACATAGCCGAACTTTTCCTGGATTGCCTGGAGGATGGGAATAACCAGGCTGGCGCTATTATGGGCAAAGCCATTGATAACCCCTTTGATTTGGGAGGCGGTTGGCGGCTTCATAAAAACTCTCCTGTTTTAATGGTTATCCCTGTGGTTGCGTTTCGTCTGGTGTTGTGCCTATTTCGTCCAGTATCTTATTCTCCACAAAGATAGGAGTTTTGAGATGGACCGCCAGGACAATCGCATCGCTTGGCCTGGAATCAATCTCTGTTTCTTTGCCGTTGGTGCTGATAAAAACCTTGGCATAAAAGGTGTTTTTCTTAAGGTCGCTGATTATGATCTTGCTGATGGTGTAGTTAAGCTCCTTGAGGATGTTAATAATCAGGTCGTGGGTCAATGGGCGAACTGTTTTAGAGTTTTTTATCTTGCGGTCAATGGCTGCGGCCTCGTAAATACCGATAACGATGGGGAAAACACGCTCGCCCTTGACTTCCTTTAGTATAATAAGCTGTTCTTCGCGGTTTTCGTCGATAATCAGGCGGGATAGCTCTACTTGTATCATCAATGGAATCTTTCGTTACCTGAAACAGGAAATCTGCCGGCCCATCTCCTTAAAGTGGTAGGAATTTTCCTTGAGCGTATTGAGCAGGTCAATAAACACGGCTGACGATTGCGGCTGGCAGATTCCGCTGGTCAGTCTTTCTTCATGTTCCTGGGCAAAGTTAGTTGAGGTATTTTCCAACGCATTGGCGGTGTCAATGATGTATTTGGCAAGAACATCGTTTTTTGTTACAGCCACATCCTTAAGGCATCGAGATAGGTGTTTGATGGTTCCGATAAGATACTCCAGTTCCCTGAGCGCTTTATCGCTGAAAAGGATATGTTTATCTATCTTGCTCTTAAAGATATTTACTAACCGGGAAAGATTGACAGTTATTTTATCTATACGGCCTCCGACATCTTTTCTGGTGGTGTCGTTGCATCCATTGTCGTATAATTGATAGCTTTTTGCTTGAGCGGATATCTTAGTGATGATTAATTCGGCGGAATTCAGCTGGGGCAGGTTTTCGGTGCGGATTGAATCAAATATAAGCTTGAGCACTTCCTCAATGCTTTGGAAAAACTCGCCAATGGAAATATTATTCATAATAGATTAGAAAGTGTTTATAATACTAACTATAATGCAAATGACAAGAATAATCAGGCATAAGAGATTAAAATTCTTCATTGTGGTCTGGAGGATGGCTCTGGGGTTTTCCTCAGACGTAGCTAGGCTTAAAGTCAGCGAGACAATAAAGGCTATCAGGAGGAAAAGCCCGACCATTATAATAAGGTTAAGCATAATTTGTTGGATTTATCTGGGTTGTCGCAGGCTGTTCAGTAGCCGTTGGTTCCTTGGTTGCGGCTGGCTTCCGGGCAAGCAACTGCGAACATAAGTTTAATAGGATTACCAAATTGAGGATGCCTCCGACGCAGATATAAAGCAGGCCGACTTCAAAATAAGACATTGACACGATTCCTCTGGGCGCCTCGGATGTCAGGAGCGTTTTCAGCATGAGAGTTAACCCGCTGCCGAATTGCCCGACATAATAAAAAGGGTTGTCCGCAAATCTGACAAATCTAAAGTCGGCGATTATTACACCTATGGCAGAGCAGGTCAGGACGATCCCGAAAAATACCAAGGCTTTATACCGCTTTCCGTAAAACCAATGCGCAAAACCGGGGAGAATCCAGCCGGCAAGAAGCACCAGTGGCAATATAAGTTTTTTCATATCGTGAAATCCTTGCCCAGATATTTCTCTCGGGCTAAGGGGTTATTCATTATTTCTGCAGGGGTTCCGGCGCAGAGTATCTGTCCTTCATCTATGATATAGGAACGGTTTGTAACCGCTAGTGTCTCACGGACATTATGGTCGGTCAGAAGGATACTGATGCCCCGGGTCTTGAGTTGTTTGATGATTCCCTGAATCTCGGCAACAGAGATTGGGTCAACCCCGGAAAATGGTTCATCAAGCAATAACAATGTCGGTTCAGTAATAAGCGCCCGGGCGATTTCCAGGCGTCTGGTTTCTCCGCCGGAAAGAGTGGTCGTTTTCTGGTTCGCCAGCTTGGCCAATCCGAATTCATTGAGAAGCCGTTTGGCTTCGGACAGTCGCCGGCCGCGGCTGATGGGCCGGGTTTCCAGTATTGCCAGAAGGTTATTTTCCACGCTCAGATTCTGGAATACGGACGGTTCTTGGGGCAGGTAACCCATTCCGTATAATGCTCTTTTATACATCGGGAGTCCGGCCACATTTGTTTGTTTCTTCTCCCCGTTAATATTTGCCCTGAATATTATTTCACCGGAAGAGGGTGGAATCAATCCCGTAACCATCCGGAAGGTGGTGGTTTTACCGGCACCATTCCTTCCCAGGATACCCACAATTTCGCCTTCAGAGATATTAAACCCCACGCCATCAACTACCCGGCGCGAACCGTATATCTTTACCAGCTGTTTTACTTCAAGTAGCATATCTTTTTAATATAAATGGGTTACATTAACCGCCTCTAAAGCTATTGTTGATAATATGTTGATAACTTATCTGGGGCTTCTTAACTCCTTTATTATTAATGGTTTGTTTTATTCCCTCTCTTATTTTGCGCCCCCTTAGGTACTTTACCTAACATATTATAGAGTATAGTGTTATAGTATAGGAGCATATTTGTTTTCTATTTAGATAGCTCTTATAATTATACCTATAAATACCCTAATTTATCTACATTTCCTAACCCTTTACGTTGTATAAAATTGTATACAACTGTTTTTATCGTATCAATTTAAGCCTTTTTATAGGCCAGTATACGAATAAAGCCCGGCCAAAGATTTCGTCGGCATCGATAAACGGGGCGTTATCCACATCGTTAGATACTATATCGGCTTGATTGATAACCCGGTCCATTCCCCATATATCTCCACCCCGGTTATTTTGCCTGTTTCGTTTTATTCTGATAATATCTCCGTTTTCCTGATAAATATCAGCGGATGACGGTTCGGCATCGCATTTGATTATCGTTCCATCCTTAAGAGTGATTTTTCTCATCCGCCACAGGCGGCTGTCTTTACTATTGGGGATATTATCCCCGATGGCAAAGTATTTACCCTCAGGTATTGCCAGGGGTTTGTTTTCCCTTAAGATGCCGCTGGTGTCATAATAATATAAATCACGCCAGATGGTGATATCCCTGATGACAGCCGGATGCTTTTTTGCCCCCAGTTCAATCTGAAAGGGATGAATATCTTCATCCAATTGGCCATCTTCAAGCGAGCTGATGTAATCATACTTCACGGCCTCCTTGTTGTCGATCTTTATATAAATTGTGCCGTCAAAATTCAGTATTTCGATAAGATGTTCTTTATTAGGTTCGATTTTTATCTTTTCATCGATGGGTAACGATTTTATTGAGCTATCTGAAGGGATATAGCGTTCTAATGTATTGGGATAGGCTAAAAGGTCATACGGCGGTGAGCGAAAATGCCGTGTCATATTTGGTAAATCACTGTTCTCTTCCTGGAGCGGTTGGGGGTATAGATGGAGTGAAAAATTACCTGCGTGAGTTCTGATAGTTGCATAGATTTCCCCGCCTCTTCTATCCGTCCGGACCTTGAATGACAATTTCATGTCGCTGACCGGGTATCGGCCCGGGCTTTTACCGTATTCATCCCGGATGGTTTCCTTGTAGCCGATTGTTCCGCCGCCCTGGAGTTCCAACAGACCATTTTCTATCTTGTATAAACTGTCCTGCGGTGTATTCCAGGATTCCGTAAACTCATCCTGATTACCATTCCACCGATATGTATTTAACCAGATGGACTCCTGGGTTTTCAGGGCTTTCTTGGCGATAAGGAATTTATCTGTGCCTTTCGGTCGGTAATAAAGATTGCCGCGGTTTATCATTAGTTCCTCATTGGGTAGTCCCACCACCCGCTTTATGAAGCTGGTGCTCTTATCAAGCGGGAACTTGAAAAGAAAGACATCGTATCTTTGGATGGGGTTAAAAAGGATGCCGAATTTATTGGCGATGATTCTATCGCCGTCATTATAGTCGCCGTGTAAGGTGGGTTCCATTGAGCCGGTTGGAATCTTATAGACCTCGATGCAGAAACACCTGATAATCATCGCCAGGATAAAAGCCACCAGGAATACCTCGGCATTGCCCTGGGTCAAGAACAGCAGGATTACCGCCATTATCGCCGCATTTCCTAATGATATGGTTTTAGTGAGATAGAGCACGAATAAGATTATGCCCATCACGACCAAAATGATGCCTCTGAGATAGGAAAGGCCAAAACCCGGGATGTCAACGGTCGAATCTCTTTTTAGCATTTTCTATCTTTTCTCTTCTCCGGACAGAACCGCAACGAAAGCCGACTGGGGGATTTCCACCGAGCCGATGCTTTTCATCTTCTTTTTGCCTTCCTTCTGCTTGTTCCAAAGCTTCCGCTTGCGGGTGATGTCGCCTCCGTAACACTTGCCGGTTACGTTTTTGGCCAGGGCGCTGATATTTTCCCGGGCCACGATTCTTTTGCCAACTGCGGCCTGCAGGGCAACCTGGAAAAGGTGGCGCGGAATTTGCTGCCGCAATATGTGGATAATCTTCCGGCCCTTTGATTCCGCGACATTCTGATGGACTATCGCGGAAAACGCATCCACCTCGACATTGGCTACGAATATTCGCAATTTTACCAAATCGCCCGGTTTGTATCCAATAAAAACATAGTCCATCGTGCCGAATCCATGCGTGGCGGATTTAAGCTTGTCATAGAAATCATAGATAATCTCGCCCATCGGCATATTGTAATGGAGTATCACCCTGGTCGGTGAGATATATTCGGTCTTGATATGTTCGCCCCGTTTATTCTCGCACAAGGCCATGATATTGCCGATGTTTTCAGACGGGATGATTATGGATATCTTGACAATCGGCTCTTTAACCTCCCGGATGGTGGCTTCATCGGGGAACATCGCCGGGTTATCGATGCGCAGGGTTTTGGACAATCCGCCTTCGGTAATCGTCACCTCATATGGGACGTTAGGCGCGGTCTGGACCACGTCGGCTTTTTGCTCGCGCCTCAGGCGTTCCTTGATAACATCCATATGCAGCAATCCCAGGAACCCGCATCGGAAACCCATGCCCAGCGCTTCTGATGTTTCCGGCTCAAAGGTAAATGACGAGTCATTGAGCGACAGTTTTTCCAGGGCCTTTTTGAGGATAGTAAAGTCGCTGTCCTGGGTGGGGTAGAATCCGGCAAAGACCATGGGTAGTGGTTCGCGGTAACCGGGCAGGGGCGCCACCCCGGTCGCATTTTTCATGGTTACCGTATCGCCGATTTTAATCTCGCGGCTGTTGCGGATGCCGCTGATGATATAACCCACTTCGCCGGCTGACAATTTCGGGACTTTCAGCATCTTGGGCGTGAATATGCCAACTTCCTCGACATTAAAGGAGCGGTTATTTCTTATCATGATGATTTCGTCATCGGCTTTGACCGAGCCGTCTATCATCCGGACAAATATCACCACCCCGCGGAAGTCGTCATAGACCGCATCGAATATCAGGGCTTTGAGCGGTTTGTTGATATCGCCGGTGGGCGGCGGAATACGCTCAACCACTGCCTCGAGAATCTTATCGGCATTGGTTCCCTGCTTGGCGCTGACGTTGATTATCTCATCCGGCGAAATGCCCAGGATATTCTGGATTTCATCCCGGACCATCTCAATATTGGCCGCCGGCATGTCTATTTTATTGATGACCGGTATGATTTTTAGGTTGGCTTCCATGGCTACCAGGGCATTGGCCACGGTCTGGGCCTGGACGCCCTGGGAAGCGTCAACCAGCAGCAGGGCGCCTTCGCAGGCCTTCAGGCTCCTTAACACCTCGTAGCTGAAATCCACGTGTCCGGGCGTATCAATCAGGTTCAGGATATAATTCTGGTTATTAAGCCGGTATTTGAGCAGGACCGCCTTGGCTTTGATGGTAATCCCGCGTTCCCTTTCTATCTCGCCGTTATCCATGAACTGGTTACGCAATTCCCGGGCTGAGACCGCACCGGTCAACTCCAGCAGGCGGTCGGCCAGGGTCGATTTGCCGTGGTCAATGTGGGCGATGATACAAAAGTTGCGGATATTCTGCATAAAGAATTACAGTCAGCGGATTAAGCTGATTTATCAGGCTAATGCACTACTTATAAAGATATTCATTATA
This window of the Planctomycetota bacterium genome carries:
- the lepB gene encoding signal peptidase I; translated protein: MLKRDSTVDIPGFGLSYLRGIILVVMGIILFVLYLTKTISLGNAAIMAVILLFLTQGNAEVFLVAFILAMIIRCFCIEVYKIPTGSMEPTLHGDYNDGDRIIANKFGILFNPIQRYDVFLFKFPLDKSTSFIKRVVGLPNEELMINRGNLYYRPKGTDKFLIAKKALKTQESIWLNTYRWNGNQDEFTESWNTPQDSLYKIENGLLELQGGGTIGYKETIRDEYGKSPGRYPVSDMKLSFKVRTDRRGGEIYATIRTHAGNFSLHLYPQPLQEENSDLPNMTRHFRSPPYDLLAYPNTLERYIPSDSSIKSLPIDEKIKIEPNKEHLIEILNFDGTIYIKIDNKEAVKYDYISSLEDGQLDEDIHPFQIELGAKKHPAVIRDITIWRDLYYYDTSGILRENKPLAIPEGKYFAIGDNIPNSKDSRLWRMRKITLKDGTIIKCDAEPSSADIYQENGDIIRIKRNRQNNRGGDIWGMDRVINQADIVSNDVDNAPFIDADEIFGRALFVYWPIKRLKLIR
- the lepA gene encoding elongation factor 4, giving the protein MQNIRNFCIIAHIDHGKSTLADRLLELTGAVSARELRNQFMDNGEIERERGITIKAKAVLLKYRLNNQNYILNLIDTPGHVDFSYEVLRSLKACEGALLLVDASQGVQAQTVANALVAMEANLKIIPVINKIDMPAANIEMVRDEIQNILGISPDEIINVSAKQGTNADKILEAVVERIPPPTGDINKPLKALIFDAVYDDFRGVVIFVRMIDGSVKADDEIIMIRNNRSFNVEEVGIFTPKMLKVPKLSAGEVGYIISGIRNSREIKIGDTVTMKNATGVAPLPGYREPLPMVFAGFYPTQDSDFTILKKALEKLSLNDSSFTFEPETSEALGMGFRCGFLGLLHMDVIKERLRREQKADVVQTAPNVPYEVTITEGGLSKTLRIDNPAMFPDEATIREVKEPIVKISIIIPSENIGNIMALCENKRGEHIKTEYISPTRVILHYNMPMGEIIYDFYDKLKSATHGFGTMDYVFIGYKPGDLVKLRIFVANVEVDAFSAIVHQNVAESKGRKIIHILRQQIPRHLFQVALQAAVGKRIVARENISALAKNVTGKCYGGDITRKRKLWNKQKEGKKKMKSIGSVEIPQSAFVAVLSGEEKR